From the Malus domestica chromosome 17, GDT2T_hap1 genome, one window contains:
- the LOC103405069 gene encoding probable cinnamyl alcohol dehydrogenase 1, giving the protein MSSENANKGEDCLGWAARDESGVLSPYKFARRAVGSDDVSIKITHCGVCYAEVVWTKNKHGDATYPLVPGHEIAGIVQEVGSNVRGFKVGDHVGVGTYINSCRNCDYCNDGLEVYCEKGVVYTYNRLDIDGTMTKGGFSTYIVVCERYCFRIAESYPLASAAPLLCAGITVYSPMIRHKMNQPGKSLGVIGLGGLGHLAVKFGKAFGLNVTVFSTSTSKKEESLTLLGADNFVVSSDQEQMKAMAKSLDFIIDTVSADHSFDMYMLLLKTAGVFVMVGAPNEVKLSPMSLILGMKSISGSVAGGTKEMQEMLDFCAAQKIYPNIEIVPIQYVNEAIERLIKKDVKYRFVVDIENSLKY; this is encoded by the exons ATGAGCTCAGAAAATGCAAATAAGGGGGAGGATTGCCTGGGATGGGCTGCAAGAGATGAGTCTGGGGTTCTTTCCCCTTACAAATTTGCCCGCCG GGCTGTTGGGAGTGACGATGTTTCCATAAAGATCACACACTGTGGAGTTTGCTATGCTGAAGTGGTTTGGACAAAGAACAAACATGGGGATGCCACCTATCCTTTAGTGCCTGG ACATGAGATTGCCGGCATTGTGCAAGAGGTCGGTTCAAATGTTCGCGGATTCAAAGTTGGTGATCATGTTGGAGTGGGAACTTACATTAATTCATGCAGAAATTGTGATTACTGTAATGACGGCCTTGAAGTTTACTGTGAAAAAGGAGTTGTTTACACTTACAATCGTCTCGACATCGATGGTACCATGACAAAAGGCGGATTTTCCACTTACATTGTTGTCTGCGAAAG GTACTGCTTCAGGATAGCAGAATCCTATCCATTGGCTTCAGCAGCACCTCTTCTTTGCGCCGGCATTACTGTCTATTCTCCAATGATACGCCATAAGATGAACCAACCCGGTAAATCACTAGGCGTGATTGGCCTCGGCGGTCTTGGTCACTTAGCCGTGAAATTTGGTAAGGCTTTCGGACTGAATGTAACAGTTTTCAGCACAAGCACATCAAAGAAAGAGGAGTCTCTAACTCTGCTTGGTGCAGACAATTTCGTGGTCTCATCCGACCAAGAACAGATGAAG GCCATGGCTAAATCCCTCGACTTCATCATCGATACGGTATCTGCTGATCACTCATTTGATATGTACATGTTGCTTCTGAAGACTGCCGGCGTTTTTGTCATGGTTGGGGCACCAAATGAAGTTAAACTGAGTCCTATGAGCCTAATTCTGG gTATGAAATCGATATCTGGTAGCGTGGCGGGTGGTACGAAAGAGATGCAAGAAATGCTAGACTTCTGTGCAGCTCAGAAAATATATCCCAACATAGAAATAGTTCCGATTCAGTATGTGAATGAAGCAATTGAGAGGCTTATAAAGAAGGATGTGAAGTACCGGTTTGTGGTGGATATTGAGAACTCCCTGAAATATTGA